GGGCGGCTCTGATAATGCACAACCGGACGGGCTCAGATACTAAGCCAAGACCTCGGGGCGCAGCGAGAGGCTTGGCCAGCCACGCGCGTAGGCCTCGGCAGCGAGCGTGGGATCGGGGTCGACGGCGACCGGATGGGCGACCCGCTCGAGGAGTGGCAGGTCGTTGTGAGAGTCGCTGTAGAAGTGGCTTCCGGCGAGGTCATGGCCCGTTTCGGCGAGCCATTGCTCGAGACGCGCGACCTTGCCCTCGCGGAAGGACGGGATTCCCGCCACCTCGCCGGTGAAGCGCCCCTCGACCTGCTCGGGGAGGGTCGCGATCAGGTGCGGGATGCCGAAGCGGGCCGCGATCGGGGCGGTCACGAAGGCATTGGTGGCCGTGATGATGAGTAGCTCGTCGCCGCAACGGCGGTGACGCTCGACCAGATCCAAGGCCGCCGGCAGGATGATCGGCTCGATCATCTCTTCGATGAATGCGCGCCGCCAGGCGATCAGATCGGTGGGGTCATTCTCACGCAGCGGGCGCAGCGCGAAGCGCAGGAAGGCCATGATGTCGAGTCGGCCCTCGCGGTAGTCGCGATAGAAACGCTCGTTGAGGCGGTCGTATTCATCGCCGTCGACGACGCCTCGGGCGACGAGAAAACGCCCCCACAGGTAGTCGGAATCGCCGGCGATGAGGGTGTTGTCGAGGTCGAAGATCGCAAGCGGCACCTTATCCTCCCGAAGCTGTTGCACGGTCGACCGGTCGTGCTTGGCGCTCGGCGCCGTTCCGGTCGAGGTCTCGGTGCCATTTTACCGCTCGCCAGCGATGCGCGAGCAGGTGGGGGCGGGCCGCACAGGCAGGCGGCGTTTCCAAGTTGCCCGGGCTGTCGCGATTGTGGAAAAATAGCGACGCTAATCAGCAGGGTGCGCGGCCTTGATCGATTCGGACGGTTTTCGACCCAATGTAGGGATCATCATCTGCAACGACCAGCGGCGCCTGTTCTGGGGGCGGCGGGTCGGTCAGAACGCGTGGCAATTCCCCCAGGGTGGGATCCGCTCCAGCGAGGTCCCGATCGAGGCCATGTACCGCGAGCTCGAGGAAGAGGTCGGGCTCATGCCGTGTCAGGTCGAGGTACTCGGCTACACGCGTCGCTGGTTGCGCTATCGACTGCCAAAGCGCTTCATCCGCCGCCACTGCGGACCGATTTGTATCGGCCAGAAACAGATCTGGTTTATGCTGCGCGTCAATTGCGGCGAGCAGGCCTTCTGTCTGGACCACAGCGAGAAGCCGGAATTCGATGCCTGGCGCTGGGTCAAGTACTGGCAACCGGTGCGCGAGGTCGTCTACTTCAAGCGCCACGTCTATCAGAAAGCGCTCGAGGAGCTGGCTCCGCTCGTCTATCCAGAAGGGCTCCCGGAACGCGCAGACCGCTCATCCGGTCAGGTCAGTCTTTTTCGCCATGGACATCGTTAATCTTCGGGATTGCCTGGCGGGATCGCGTCCCGTCGGCAGTTCTTTCAGTGAGAGCCAATGCTCGAGCCGCTGCGCCGTATCGTCCAGAAGGTCAACCAGGCACCCGACCTGGAGCAGGCCCTCAATGTCATCGTCCGGAGTGTCAAGCAGGTCGTCGGGGCCGATGTCTGCTCGGTCTATCTGACCGATTTCGAAGCCCGCGAGCACGTCTTGCAGGCCACCGATGGCCTGGATCCACGCTCCGTCGGTCGCGTCAGGCTGCCGCTCAACCGCGGCCTGATCGGGTTGGTCTGCGAGCGGGCCGAGCCGCTCAACGTGGATGACGGCTCGCAACACGCCCGCTACGTCTTCATCAATGACACGGGCGAACAGCAGTTTCGCGGCTTCCTCGGTGCACCGATCATCCAGAACCGCAAGGTCCTCGGCGTGCTCGCGTTGCGCCAGCGCGAGCCGCGCCGTTTCGGCGACGATGAGGTTAACTTCGTCGTCACGCTCGCCGCCCAACTCGCCGGCGCCATCACCTTCGCCCGCATCAGTGGCGAACTGGCCCGGTTGCAGGATGCGAGCGGGCTGCCCAATCATTTCCTTCAAGGGTTGGCCGCCTCGCCGGGGATCGCGATCGGTACCGCGGTCGTCGTCTATCCGCCGGCCGATCTCGACGCGGTGCCGGACAAGGCCATCACGGATCCCGCGGCCGAGTCGGATCGTTTTCTCGGCGCGGTCAACGACGTGGCCGAGGACCTCGAGCGCCTCTCGGTGCGTTTCTCCGGAGCCCTGAGCCTCGAGGACCGCGCCCTTTTCGACGCCTGGCGGATGATTCTCGAGAGTGACGTGCTGGTCGAAGGCGTGCTGGCGCGGATTCAGGCCGGCAACTGGGCGCCCGGCGCCCTGCGGGCGACGATCGACGAGCACGTCAAGGTCTTCGACCAGATGGAGGACGGCTACCTGCGCGAGCGCGGTGCTGACGTGCGTGACCTCGGACGGCGCATCCTGATGCACCTGCAGAACCTGACCCCGCAGCCGATCCTCTATCCGACGGAGACCATCCTGGTCGGCGAAGAACTGAGCGCGATGCAGATCGCCGACGTGCCGCGCGAGTCCTTGGCCGGGGTCGTCTCGACGACGGGCTCGGGTTCCTCGCATGTCGCCATCCTCGCTCGCGGCCTCGGGGTGCCGGCCGTGATGGGTGCCGGCGACCTGCCGGTCGGGCGCGTCGACGGCCGCGAGATGATCGTCAACGGCTATCGCGGGCGTCTCTACGTCGCACCGCGCGAAGCCGTCAAGGCGGAGTACCTGCAGCTCATCGAGGAGGAGCGGTTGCTCAACTCGGAGCTCGAGGGCCTGCGTCACCTGCCGGCGGAGACCACCGACGGCTATGTCCTGCCGCTCTATCTGAACACGGGCCTCGTCACCGAGTCGCGCCCGGTCGGTATCGAGGAGTCGGCGGGGGTTGGCCTCTACCGCACCGAGTTGCCGTTCATCGTGCGCGACCGCTTCCCCGGCGAAGACGTGCAGATGAAGATCTATCGCGAGACCCTCGCGACCTTCGCCCCGCGCCCGGTGACGATCCGCACACTCGACATCGGCGGCGACAAGCCGTTGCCCTATTTCCCGGTCAGCGAATCGAACCCTTTTCTCGGCTGGCGCGGCATCCGTATCACGCTCGACCACCCGGAGATCTTCCTGACCCAGGTGCGGGCGATGCTGCGCGCGGCGATCGGGCTCGAAAACCTCCAGATCCTGTTACCGATGATCAGCACCGTCGGCGAAGTCGACGATGCCTTGCAGCTGATCCAGCGCGCCCATGATGAGTTGTGGGACGAGGGTCTGGCGGTCCCGATGCCGCCGGTGGGTGCGATGGTCGAGGTGCCGGCCGCCGTCTACCAAGCCGAGTCGTTGGCCAAGCGCGTCCAGTTCCTGTCAGTCGGCACCAACGATCTGACTCAGTACCTGCTGGCCGTCGACCGCAACAACAGCCACGTCGCGGAGCTTTACGACGAACTCCACCCAGCCGTGTTGCGCGCCCTCATGGAGGTCGTCAAGGGCGCGCGGGCGCACGGCGTCGAGGTCAGCATCTGCGGCGAGATGGCTGGGGATCCGCTGGCCGTCGTGTTGCTGGTCGGCATGGGCGTGCACAGTCTGAGCATGAGCGCGGGCAGCCTGCTGCGGGTCAAGGCCGTGATTCGCGGCCTGAGCCGGGCCCGGGCGAAGGAGTGGCTGGCCAGCGTCCTGCCGCTGGAGGACGCCGCCTCGGTGCGTCGGCGCCTGCTCGAGGCGATCGAGGAGATCGGGCTCGGCGCGCTGATGCGACCGGGCAAGTAGTCGTTTCCTTCAGTCCTTCGCCGCCTCCGGCAGGCCCTTGTCCGGGTTCAAAATCCCGTTCGGATCGAACTGGCGTTTGATCGCACGCATCAATCCGATGGCCGCCGGGTCGAGTTCGCGCGCGACGAACGGGCGTTTGACGAGGCCGACGCCGTGCTCGCCGGAGAGGGTTCCACCGAGCGCCAGGACCAGGTCGAAGACGGCGCTCAGGCACTGTTCCGCGCGCTCGCTCTCGCCGGGAACGGCCGGGTCGAGGAGCAGGTTGACGTGGATGTTGCCGTTGCCCGCGTGACCGTAATTGACGATGCGGATGCCCCGCTCCTCGGCCAGGCGCTCGAGGCCGGCGATCAGGACGGCGAGTTGGGAGACGGGGACGACGATGTCCTCGTTGATCTTCTTCGGCGCGAGGTGTCGCATCGCCGGCGACAGGGCCTTGCGGGTCTTCCACAGGGCCTCGACCTCGGCGGCGTCGTGGGCGGTGCCGAGGTCCATCAAGCCGGGGTTGCGGGCGGCGCGGGCGATGCTCGCGACGGCCGCGTCCATGCCGGCGGCCGGGCCGTCGACCTCGATCATCAGCAGGGCCCGAACCGCGTCCGGGATCCCGGGGTCGCTGTAGCGGCGCACGCTTTCGAGGGCGGCGGCATCCATGAATTCGAGCGCACAGGGGGTGACCGGCTGGGCCATGATGGCGGCGACGGCGTCCGCGGCGGCCTCGATGTCGCGGTAGAGGGCGCGCAACGTGCGTTTCGTCTCCGGCAGTGGCGTCAGCCGCAGGGTCGCCTCCGTGATGAGTGCCAGCGTGCCCTCGGAGCCGATCAGGAGGCGGGTCAGGTCGTAGCCGACGACGCCTTTGGTCGTTGCGACGCCGGTGCGAATCGCTGCGCCCGCGCCGGTCACGGCATGCAGGCCCAGCGTGGCGTCGCGTGTCGTGCCGTATTTGACGGCGCGTGGGCCAGCGGCGTTGCAGGCGAGGTTGCCGCCGATCGTGCAGAAGGCGGCGCTGCTCGGGTCGGGTGGCCAGAACAGGCCGTGTTCGGCGGCGGCCTCTTGCAGGGTCTGGTTGAGGACGCCGGGCTCGACGACGGCCAGGCGGTCGGCGGCGTCGATGCGGCGGATCTGGCGCATGCGCTCGAAGGAGACGACGAGTCCGCCGGGTGCAGGGACGCTTGCCCCGGTCGTCCCGGTGCCGCGACCGCGGGCGGTGATGGCGAGCCTGTGGGCGTTGCAGAGGGCGACGAGCGGCGGGATCTGCTCGGCGTCGGTCGCGAAGAATACCGCTATCGGCAGGATATGACGCTGGCTGTTGTCGTAGCCGTAGGGCCAGCGGTCGGCCGGGTCCGTCAGGAGTCCGCCTGGGCCGGCGATGTCGCTCAGGTCGCGGCGCAGCCCGGCGGGCAGCTCAGATGCTTGACTCGCGGTAGGTTTCAAAGAGATTCACCACCTGGACGACGCCCGGGACATAACGGACCTTGGCGATGACGGCCTGTGCCTCTGTTGGCGTCAGCAGTCCCATCAGGTGCACGATGCCCGACTCGGTGACGACCTTGACGCGCGTCGGGTCGAAACCGGCGATCTTCACGCTCGCCAGCGCCACCTTGATGCGACTGGTCAGGTAGGCGTCCTTGCTCGTCTGAGTCACGCTTGCGTTCGGCCCGACCGTCACCTGATCGACCACCTTTCGTACCTGTGGGAGGTAGCTGATCATTCTGGCGTAGCGATCGCGGACCTGGGCCGTCTCGGCCTGTCCGGTCAGCAGTACGACGCGGTTGTAGCTGGTGGCCGAGATGCGGCTGTGCCTGGCGATCGCCAAGGTCTTGTCGTAGCGGTCGATCGCGGCCAGCTCAATCTGCTGGTCGGCGAGAATGGCACTCGTCGGGCGTCGATCGTGGATCACCGAGACGCCGACGGCCGTTCCGCCGATGATGGCCGGGGCGCACCCGCTCAGCAAGCCACCGCAAACCATGGCCAGGCCGGTGACGAGGAGCAGGGTCGCGATGCGGGGGCCGCGCCGGGTGTGGGCGATGGGTGTCGAGCTACTATTCCACACGGAAGGCATCCTGGATCCAGTCGATGGCGTTGGACCCGCTGATCGCCACCACATCGAAGCGGCAGGGTGGGTCCGTCGAATATTGTTGCAGATAGTGGCGTGCCGCGCTCGCGAGCCGCCGCTGCTTGCCTGGTCCGACCGTCTCGGCCGGAGCGCCGAACTGTGCCGAGCGACGATAGCGTACCTCGACGAAGACCAGAATACCGCGGTCGGTCATCACCAGGTCGATCTCGCCGAGGCGGCAGCGGTAGTTGCGCGCCACCAGTCGCAGGCCGTGCGCCTCGAGGAAGCGGCAGGCCAATTCCTCTTTTTCGGCCCCGAGCGCGGGGCGGTCGATGTGCGGTATTTTCATCCG
This portion of the Thioflavicoccus mobilis 8321 genome encodes:
- a CDS encoding HAD family hydrolase, coding for MPLAIFDLDNTLIAGDSDYLWGRFLVARGVVDGDEYDRLNERFYRDYREGRLDIMAFLRFALRPLRENDPTDLIAWRRAFIEEMIEPIILPAALDLVERHRRCGDELLIITATNAFVTAPIAARFGIPHLIATLPEQVEGRFTGEVAGIPSFREGKVARLEQWLAETGHDLAGSHFYSDSHNDLPLLERVAHPVAVDPDPTLAAEAYARGWPSLSLRPEVLA
- a CDS encoding RNA pyrophosphohydrolase, producing the protein MIDSDGFRPNVGIIICNDQRRLFWGRRVGQNAWQFPQGGIRSSEVPIEAMYRELEEEVGLMPCQVEVLGYTRRWLRYRLPKRFIRRHCGPICIGQKQIWFMLRVNCGEQAFCLDHSEKPEFDAWRWVKYWQPVREVVYFKRHVYQKALEELAPLVYPEGLPERADRSSGQVSLFRHGHR
- the ptsP gene encoding phosphoenolpyruvate--protein phosphotransferase, with the translated sequence MLEPLRRIVQKVNQAPDLEQALNVIVRSVKQVVGADVCSVYLTDFEAREHVLQATDGLDPRSVGRVRLPLNRGLIGLVCERAEPLNVDDGSQHARYVFINDTGEQQFRGFLGAPIIQNRKVLGVLALRQREPRRFGDDEVNFVVTLAAQLAGAITFARISGELARLQDASGLPNHFLQGLAASPGIAIGTAVVVYPPADLDAVPDKAITDPAAESDRFLGAVNDVAEDLERLSVRFSGALSLEDRALFDAWRMILESDVLVEGVLARIQAGNWAPGALRATIDEHVKVFDQMEDGYLRERGADVRDLGRRILMHLQNLTPQPILYPTETILVGEELSAMQIADVPRESLAGVVSTTGSGSSHVAILARGLGVPAVMGAGDLPVGRVDGREMIVNGYRGRLYVAPREAVKAEYLQLIEEERLLNSELEGLRHLPAETTDGYVLPLYLNTGLVTESRPVGIEESAGVGLYRTELPFIVRDRFPGEDVQMKIYRETLATFAPRPVTIRTLDIGGDKPLPYFPVSESNPFLGWRGIRITLDHPEIFLTQVRAMLRAAIGLENLQILLPMISTVGEVDDALQLIQRAHDELWDEGLAVPMPPVGAMVEVPAAVYQAESLAKRVQFLSVGTNDLTQYLLAVDRNNSHVAELYDELHPAVLRALMEVVKGARAHGVEVSICGEMAGDPLAVVLLVGMGVHSLSMSAGSLLRVKAVIRGLSRARAKEWLASVLPLEDAASVRRRLLEAIEEIGLGALMRPGK
- a CDS encoding FAD-binding oxidoreductase produces the protein MKPTASQASELPAGLRRDLSDIAGPGGLLTDPADRWPYGYDNSQRHILPIAVFFATDAEQIPPLVALCNAHRLAITARGRGTGTTGASVPAPGGLVVSFERMRQIRRIDAADRLAVVEPGVLNQTLQEAAAEHGLFWPPDPSSAAFCTIGGNLACNAAGPRAVKYGTTRDATLGLHAVTGAGAAIRTGVATTKGVVGYDLTRLLIGSEGTLALITEATLRLTPLPETKRTLRALYRDIEAAADAVAAIMAQPVTPCALEFMDAAALESVRRYSDPGIPDAVRALLMIEVDGPAAGMDAAVASIARAARNPGLMDLGTAHDAAEVEALWKTRKALSPAMRHLAPKKINEDIVVPVSQLAVLIAGLERLAEERGIRIVNYGHAGNGNIHVNLLLDPAVPGESERAEQCLSAVFDLVLALGGTLSGEHGVGLVKRPFVARELDPAAIGLMRAIKRQFDPNGILNPDKGLPEAAKD
- a CDS encoding BON domain-containing protein, yielding MPSVWNSSSTPIAHTRRGPRIATLLLVTGLAMVCGGLLSGCAPAIIGGTAVGVSVIHDRRPTSAILADQQIELAAIDRYDKTLAIARHSRISATSYNRVVLLTGQAETAQVRDRYARMISYLPQVRKVVDQVTVGPNASVTQTSKDAYLTSRIKVALASVKIAGFDPTRVKVVTESGIVHLMGLLTPTEAQAVIAKVRYVPGVVQVVNLFETYRESSI
- a CDS encoding YraN family protein, giving the protein MKIPHIDRPALGAEKEELACRFLEAHGLRLVARNYRCRLGEIDLVMTDRGILVFVEVRYRRSAQFGAPAETVGPGKQRRLASAARHYLQQYSTDPPCRFDVVAISGSNAIDWIQDAFRVE